From Fibrobacterota bacterium, one genomic window encodes:
- a CDS encoding DEAD/DEAH box helicase, with the protein MSKVLFTELPLSREVLKSIEEMGFETATAIQGEAIPPIMEGRDVIGQSGTGTGKTIAFAVPAVEKIDGANSAPQALILCPTRELCIQVAEQVGKLGKHTKGLRALPIYGGQAYDRQLFGLKRGAQIVIGTPGRLIDHLERGSLKLDQVKLVVLDEADEMLDMGFQEDMDKILERVPEDRQTLLFSATMQPGIRRLAQRYLKNPLAIKSTPENLAMPAIEQAYMEVRGPLKLEALARVLDFHRVKLGIVFCNTRIGVDELVQHLQARGYSAEGLHGEHKQAMRDRIMARFRSRAVEILVATDVAARGIDVKDIEMVVNYDLPKDEEDYVHRIGRTGRAGKSGLALSFASGKDLFRLRNIERFSKSKITRRAVPTLDQVESAQHSVLLDKVRETVAAGGLERYAALLDTLSEGEISASDVACALLKMALPDAPARATKGEDAFQGGGFPGKWEGNGRSGGSDRDDRGDRFGKGGKPFKARDAHTGPDSRLFSGGIPAQVFLNVGRLQDVRPKDILGAMAGETGLPGTAFGNINVQSKHTLVEVPEDQLEMILEKLKKVRIKGVPVKARKSEF; encoded by the coding sequence ATGTCGAAAGTCCTTTTCACCGAGTTACCCTTGTCCCGCGAAGTGCTGAAAAGCATCGAGGAAATGGGATTCGAAACCGCCACCGCCATCCAGGGCGAAGCCATTCCGCCCATCATGGAAGGCCGCGACGTGATCGGCCAATCCGGCACCGGCACCGGCAAGACCATCGCCTTCGCGGTTCCGGCCGTAGAGAAAATCGACGGCGCCAATTCCGCCCCGCAAGCCCTTATCCTTTGCCCCACGCGGGAATTGTGCATCCAGGTGGCCGAGCAGGTGGGCAAGCTGGGGAAGCATACCAAGGGCCTGCGGGCTTTGCCCATTTACGGCGGCCAGGCCTACGATAGGCAATTGTTCGGATTGAAGCGCGGTGCGCAAATCGTCATCGGCACGCCCGGGCGGCTCATCGATCATCTCGAACGCGGTTCGCTAAAGCTCGATCAGGTAAAGCTGGTGGTGCTGGATGAAGCCGACGAAATGCTGGATATGGGCTTCCAGGAAGACATGGACAAGATCCTGGAACGGGTTCCCGAGGATCGCCAGACCCTGCTCTTCTCCGCCACCATGCAGCCGGGCATCCGCCGCTTGGCCCAGCGCTATCTGAAAAATCCCCTGGCCATCAAGTCCACTCCCGAGAATCTGGCCATGCCCGCCATCGAGCAGGCCTATATGGAAGTGCGCGGGCCGCTCAAGCTGGAAGCGCTGGCGCGCGTGCTCGACTTCCATCGCGTGAAGCTCGGCATCGTGTTCTGCAATACCCGCATAGGCGTGGACGAACTGGTTCAGCATCTGCAGGCGCGCGGCTATTCCGCCGAAGGCCTGCACGGCGAGCATAAGCAGGCCATGCGCGACCGCATCATGGCGCGCTTCCGCAGCCGGGCCGTGGAAATCCTGGTCGCCACCGACGTGGCGGCCCGCGGCATCGACGTGAAGGACATCGAGATGGTGGTCAACTACGATCTCCCCAAGGACGAAGAGGATTACGTCCACCGCATCGGCCGCACGGGCCGCGCGGGCAAGAGCGGATTGGCCCTGAGCTTCGCGTCGGGCAAGGACCTGTTCCGGCTGCGCAACATCGAACGCTTTTCCAAATCCAAGATCACCCGCCGCGCGGTTCCGACCCTGGACCAGGTGGAATCGGCCCAGCATTCCGTGCTGCTCGACAAGGTGCGCGAGACCGTGGCTGCCGGCGGGCTGGAGCGCTATGCGGCCCTGCTGGATACGCTTTCCGAAGGCGAGATCTCGGCCTCGGACGTAGCTTGCGCGTTACTGAAGATGGCTTTGCCCGATGCGCCCGCGCGCGCGACCAAGGGCGAGGACGCCTTTCAGGGGGGCGGTTTCCCGGGCAAGTGGGAAGGCAACGGCAGGAGCGGCGGAAGCGACCGTGACGACCGCGGCGACCGTTTCGGCAAGGGCGGCAAGCCCTTCAAGGCTCGCGACGCCCATACGGGCCCGGATTCGCGCTTGTTCTCCGGCGGCATTCCGGCCCAGGTTTTCCTGAACGTGGGCCGCTTGCAAGACGTGCGCCCCAAGGATATCCTCGGCGCCATGGCGGGGGAGACCGGTTTGCCGGGAACCGCCTTCGGCAACATCAACGTGCAGTCCAAGCATACCCTGGTGGAAGTGCCGGAAGACCAATTGGAAATGATCCTGGAGAAGCTCAAGAAGGTGCGCATCAAGGGCGTGCCCGTTAAAGCGCGCAAGTCGGAGTTCTGA
- a CDS encoding DUF72 domain-containing protein: protein MEFGKSADSPGMDLRLPADAPGNARILPGNPFGSPRIYAGCPVWQDDALARKVCPPGTPKAKRLAAYARAFDTTELNSTGYGFDPGRARAWAAAVPAGFRFCPKFTRDVTLAPNLDAVHAIFTRQCGDFAAFDDRLGAVLLQFPEALGPSRFPELANLLAIARPSFPLAVEVRHPAWFRNPAWTDRLAGLLEENKAAMVITDAPGRRDVIHMRLTAPWAFIRVNGHDGGESDHRRLDDWAERIAAWMGKGLREAYFFPHFDPVDGTADLAVHFLRSLKARTGLDIRIPRLFTDEEEPRLAL, encoded by the coding sequence ATGGAATTCGGAAAGTCCGCCGATTCGCCCGGGATGGATCTCCGCCTGCCTGCGGATGCCCCCGGGAACGCGCGCATCCTGCCCGGTAACCCGTTCGGCTCGCCTCGCATCTACGCGGGATGCCCGGTCTGGCAGGACGATGCCCTGGCCAGAAAGGTTTGCCCGCCGGGCACCCCCAAGGCAAAACGGCTGGCGGCATACGCGCGGGCGTTCGATACCACGGAACTGAATTCGACGGGTTACGGTTTCGATCCCGGGCGGGCGCGGGCCTGGGCCGCCGCGGTTCCTGCCGGCTTCCGCTTCTGCCCCAAGTTCACGAGGGACGTCACCCTCGCCCCCAACCTCGATGCCGTCCACGCGATCTTCACGCGGCAATGCGGCGACTTCGCCGCCTTCGACGATCGCCTGGGCGCCGTACTGTTGCAATTCCCGGAAGCCTTAGGCCCCAGCCGTTTTCCCGAACTCGCGAACCTGCTGGCGATCGCGCGCCCATCCTTCCCCCTGGCGGTGGAAGTGCGCCATCCGGCTTGGTTCCGGAACCCGGCCTGGACCGATCGGCTGGCCGGCTTGTTAGAAGAAAATAAAGCCGCGATGGTGATCACGGATGCGCCGGGCCGCCGCGACGTGATCCACATGCGGCTGACGGCGCCCTGGGCCTTCATCCGCGTCAATGGCCACGATGGCGGCGAATCGGATCATCGCCGCTTGGACGACTGGGCGGAGCGGATCGCCGCCTGGATGGGGAAAGGCCTACGCGAAGCCTACTTCTTTCCCCATTTCGATCCCGTGGACGGAACGGCCGACCTGGCGGTCCATTTCCTGCGCAGTCTCAAAGCCCGCACGGGCCTGGACATCCGCATTCCCCGCCTCTTTACCGACGAAGAAGAACCCCGGCTGGCCTTATAG
- a CDS encoding dihydrofolate reductase family protein encodes MATLKVFENISLDGFFTDVHGKMEFARKDPNDKEWTDFVSGNASGGGMLVFGRITYQEMAAFWPTPMAAKMMPVVAERMNSRSKIVFSRTLPKVDWANTRLIKEDLLGAIRKLKAGPTDMVILGSGSLVAQLAPHR; translated from the coding sequence ATGGCCACCTTGAAGGTTTTCGAAAACATCTCCTTGGACGGATTCTTCACCGACGTGCACGGGAAGATGGAATTCGCGCGCAAGGATCCCAACGACAAGGAATGGACCGACTTCGTTTCCGGCAATGCCAGCGGGGGCGGGATGCTGGTATTCGGCCGGATCACCTATCAGGAGATGGCCGCCTTCTGGCCCACGCCCATGGCGGCCAAGATGATGCCCGTGGTCGCCGAGCGCATGAACTCGCGGTCCAAGATCGTCTTCTCGCGCACTCTGCCCAAGGTCGATTGGGCCAATACCCGTTTGATCAAGGAGGATCTCCTAGGCGCGATCCGGAAGCTGAAGGCAGGGCCCACCGACATGGTCATCCTGGGTAGCGGCAGCCTGGTGGCGCAATTGGCTCCGCATCG
- a CDS encoding bifunctional rhamnulose-1-phosphate aldolase/short-chain dehydrogenase codes for MNTAVKSATASAGRSTVIPHRWDDKAAQGFTEEQLLLYRSNLLGSDLRVTNYGGGNTSAKVAMKDPLTAKETEVLWVKGSGGDIGSMKLDGFSTLYMDKLNALKALYRGLAHEDEMVGYLPHCTFNLNTRAASIDTPLHAYVPQKHVDHVHPDSVIAIAASKNGEALTQKIFEGELGWIPWQRPGYDLGLKLEAMCKAKPNLKGIMLGGHGFFTWGKTSKECYQNTLRVIQKAQDYIDAKSTAAPYGGPKVAALAPAARAAFASRIMPALRGKLSKLSRKVGHFNDSPEVLDFVCSKQGKALAALGTSCPDHFLRTKIFPLFIDVDPAQAPVDILIADLDNRLEGYRKEYEAYYDRCKRPASPAMRDPYPVIILVPGVGMFSFASDKATARIAGEFYVNAINVIRGAGAIDEYVALPEQEAFDIEYWALEEAKLRRMPKPKSLAARIALITGGAGGIGMASAKRLLDEGAVVCLTDIDAEGLQQAQTDLAAKYGRDAVRVAVCNVTDEGSVIESLAVCAREFGGVDILVNNAGIASAAAYEETSLELWNKNLSILATGYFLVSREAYKVMLGQGMEASLIFISSKNGLAASQGASAYCTAKAAEIHLARCLALEGAPKGIRVNVVNPDAIIRGSKLWHSSWRKERAAANKINEDQIEEHYRQRSMLKRNVFPEDVAEAVYFFASDASAKSTGNILNVDAGNVQSFPR; via the coding sequence ATGAATACCGCCGTCAAGTCCGCCACCGCCTCCGCCGGCCGGTCCACCGTCATTCCCCATCGCTGGGACGATAAGGCCGCCCAAGGTTTCACCGAAGAGCAACTCCTGCTCTACCGCAGCAATCTGCTCGGCTCCGACTTGCGGGTGACCAATTACGGGGGCGGCAACACTTCGGCCAAGGTGGCCATGAAGGATCCCCTCACGGCCAAGGAAACCGAAGTCCTATGGGTGAAGGGTTCCGGCGGCGACATCGGCAGCATGAAGCTGGACGGCTTCTCCACCTTGTACATGGATAAGCTGAACGCGTTGAAAGCCCTGTACCGCGGCCTCGCCCATGAGGACGAAATGGTCGGCTACCTGCCGCATTGCACCTTCAACCTCAACACGCGCGCGGCCTCCATCGATACGCCCCTGCACGCCTACGTTCCCCAGAAGCACGTCGACCACGTGCATCCGGACTCGGTGATCGCCATCGCCGCCAGCAAGAACGGCGAGGCCCTCACGCAGAAGATCTTCGAGGGCGAACTGGGCTGGATCCCGTGGCAACGTCCCGGTTACGATCTGGGGCTCAAGCTGGAAGCCATGTGCAAGGCCAAGCCGAACCTCAAGGGCATCATGCTGGGCGGCCACGGGTTTTTCACCTGGGGGAAGACTTCCAAGGAATGCTATCAGAATACCTTGCGCGTGATCCAGAAGGCGCAGGACTACATCGACGCCAAATCGACGGCGGCCCCTTACGGCGGGCCCAAGGTGGCGGCCCTGGCCCCGGCCGCCCGCGCCGCTTTCGCGTCGCGCATCATGCCCGCCCTGCGCGGCAAGCTCTCGAAGCTGTCCCGCAAGGTCGGCCATTTCAACGACTCCCCCGAAGTGCTCGACTTCGTCTGCTCCAAGCAAGGCAAGGCCCTGGCGGCCCTGGGCACGTCCTGCCCGGACCATTTCCTGCGCACCAAAATCTTCCCGCTCTTCATCGACGTGGATCCGGCGCAAGCGCCCGTCGATATCCTAATCGCCGATTTGGATAACCGCCTGGAAGGCTATCGCAAGGAGTACGAAGCCTATTACGACCGCTGCAAGCGGCCCGCTTCCCCCGCCATGCGCGATCCCTATCCGGTCATCATCCTGGTGCCGGGCGTGGGGATGTTCTCCTTCGCTTCCGACAAGGCCACCGCCCGCATCGCGGGAGAATTCTACGTCAACGCCATCAACGTGATCCGCGGGGCCGGCGCCATCGACGAATACGTGGCGCTGCCGGAGCAGGAAGCCTTCGACATCGAGTACTGGGCCCTGGAAGAAGCCAAGCTACGCCGCATGCCGAAGCCGAAATCCCTGGCGGCCCGCATCGCCCTCATCACCGGCGGGGCGGGCGGCATCGGCATGGCCTCGGCCAAGCGCTTGCTGGACGAAGGCGCGGTGGTCTGCCTCACCGATATCGACGCCGAAGGCTTGCAACAGGCCCAAACCGATCTGGCTGCCAAGTACGGCAGGGACGCGGTGCGCGTGGCCGTCTGCAACGTGACGGACGAGGGTTCGGTGATCGAGTCCCTGGCGGTTTGCGCGCGCGAATTCGGCGGCGTGGACATCCTGGTCAATAACGCCGGCATCGCTTCGGCCGCGGCTTACGAAGAAACCTCCCTGGAACTCTGGAACAAGAACCTTTCCATCCTCGCCACCGGCTACTTCCTCGTCTCGCGCGAGGCCTACAAGGTGATGCTGGGGCAGGGGATGGAAGCCTCGCTCATCTTCATCTCCAGCAAGAACGGATTGGCCGCGTCCCAAGGCGCATCCGCCTATTGCACGGCCAAGGCCGCGGAGATCCATTTAGCACGGTGCCTGGCTTTAGAAGGCGCTCCCAAGGGCATCCGCGTCAACGTGGTCAACCCGGACGCCATCATCCGCGGGTCCAAGCTTTGGCATAGCTCGTGGCGCAAGGAGCGCGCGGCCGCCAACAAGATCAACGAAGATCAGATCGAGGAACATTACCGCCAGCGCAGCATGCTGAAACGTAACGTCTTCCCCGAGGACGTGGCGGAAGCGGTGTATTTCTTCGCCAGCGATGCCAGCGCCAAGTCCACCGGCAACATCCTCAACGTGGACGCCGGCAACGTGCAGTCCTTCCCCAGGTAA
- a CDS encoding chitobiase/beta-hexosaminidase C-terminal domain-containing protein produces the protein MLNSQGLTDPQYSLTATSYTIKLTRSPSDVGPVIVTAITKDSLATPGWGDAESVTLAAAGASGGASVYQSPYPFNGLSAKPTAANGTLEAAAGGQIVLSWVYPRDTRDFATYTLPGSKMLVTQPPTANPPGATFTSLDPDIPVTLVPGEAGSVIHYTLDGSIPTASSPVYAAPILVSTTMTIKAIAIKPNQINSAVMVAVFTETQAAKVAMPVATPPGASNASPNVYTISPLAVSLTDATPGATIHYSLDGAAWADGAALNVTKSSTLRVYATKVGLYPSDTLTLRFDYQAPSDVTVLFPDGGKNPGATVIPVPTSPANVIFIPVGRTGTALPGNANGKCGGCVAGNGTTIVGPIINLDIPGPVDYEFKIFSNLGEFLVGGAGKVEAADIPLLASAADGMRYRLRIIWTGRCQNQEKAGTGAYILKTLIRNSENPKTAAQSPLQKKLIVFGYERHGI, from the coding sequence ATGCTGAATTCCCAGGGGCTAACGGACCCGCAGTATTCCCTCACCGCGACCTCTTATACCATCAAGCTCACGCGCTCGCCCTCCGACGTGGGTCCCGTAATCGTTACGGCTATCACGAAAGATTCCCTGGCGACTCCCGGCTGGGGCGACGCGGAATCGGTGACCTTGGCGGCCGCCGGCGCTTCCGGAGGCGCGTCGGTGTACCAAAGCCCGTATCCGTTCAATGGCTTAAGCGCCAAGCCCACGGCTGCCAACGGGACCTTGGAGGCCGCCGCCGGGGGGCAAATCGTATTGAGCTGGGTTTATCCCCGGGATACCCGCGACTTCGCCACCTACACCTTGCCCGGAAGCAAGATGCTGGTGACCCAACCGCCCACCGCCAATCCCCCCGGGGCCACCTTCACCAGCTTGGATCCGGATATCCCCGTGACCCTCGTCCCCGGGGAAGCGGGCTCGGTCATCCATTACACCCTGGACGGATCCATTCCCACCGCCAGCAGCCCGGTGTACGCGGCGCCCATTCTCGTATCTACCACGATGACCATCAAGGCCATCGCGATCAAGCCCAACCAAATCAACAGCGCCGTCATGGTGGCGGTCTTCACCGAAACCCAGGCCGCCAAGGTCGCCATGCCGGTCGCGACTCCGCCGGGGGCGTCGAACGCTTCGCCTAACGTGTATACGATTTCGCCCTTGGCGGTAAGCCTGACGGACGCCACACCCGGGGCGACCATCCACTATTCCCTGGACGGAGCGGCATGGGCGGACGGCGCGGCCTTGAACGTGACGAAGAGCTCTACCTTGAGGGTATACGCCACCAAAGTGGGACTCTACCCGAGCGATACCCTGACCCTCCGCTTCGATTACCAGGCGCCCAGCGACGTGACCGTGCTGTTTCCCGACGGGGGCAAAAACCCCGGAGCCACGGTTATCCCGGTGCCGACGTCCCCTGCGAACGTCATATTCATCCCGGTCGGTAGGACCGGCACGGCCTTACCCGGTAACGCGAACGGGAAGTGCGGGGGTTGCGTGGCGGGGAACGGTACGACCATCGTGGGGCCCATCATCAACCTGGACATTCCCGGACCCGTGGACTATGAGTTCAAGATCTTTTCGAACCTGGGCGAGTTCCTGGTCGGCGGCGCCGGCAAGGTGGAGGCGGCGGACATTCCCTTGCTGGCCTCCGCCGCGGACGGCATGCGCTACCGCCTACGCATCATTTGGACCGGCCGTTGCCAGAATCAGGAAAAAGCCGGCACGGGCGCTTACATCCTGAAAACCCTCATCCGCAACTCGGAAAATCCCAAGACGGCGGCGCAGTCCCCGCTGCAGAAAAAGCTCATCGTTTTCGGATACGAAAGGCACGGCATCTAG
- a CDS encoding (Fe-S)-binding protein codes for MPKPSKVQLFHTCIINEVYPEVGLAVVNVLERLDIAVEVPLNQTCCGQPAFNGGFHADARKVARLTVDILSATKGPIIIPSGSCGDMLTHQYHMLFADEPAYLEKSHALSERCHEFSMFLVDVLGIRDLGAHLRASGPGVAAPKSAYHPSCHLLRGLGAKSQPQTLLAQVKGLACAEVKDQEECCGFGGMFSVKNSAISGAMLENKMRNLEASGAETVISCDMGCLLHLAGGLHRKGSTLKVKHLAQVLDEGMSGR; via the coding sequence ATGCCCAAGCCTTCCAAAGTCCAACTCTTCCATACCTGCATCATCAACGAAGTCTATCCCGAGGTGGGCTTGGCGGTGGTCAACGTGCTGGAGCGACTCGATATCGCCGTCGAGGTGCCTTTGAACCAGACCTGTTGCGGCCAACCCGCTTTCAACGGGGGCTTCCATGCGGACGCCCGTAAGGTGGCCCGCCTGACCGTGGACATCCTCTCCGCCACCAAGGGGCCCATCATCATCCCGTCCGGGTCCTGCGGGGATATGCTTACGCATCAATACCACATGCTCTTCGCCGACGAGCCCGCCTACCTGGAAAAGTCCCATGCCCTGTCCGAGCGCTGCCATGAGTTCTCCATGTTCCTGGTCGATGTGCTGGGGATCCGCGATCTGGGGGCGCACCTGCGGGCCTCGGGACCCGGCGTGGCCGCCCCCAAGTCCGCCTATCATCCTTCCTGCCATCTCCTGCGCGGGCTGGGGGCCAAAAGCCAGCCGCAGACCTTGCTGGCCCAGGTCAAAGGCCTTGCCTGCGCCGAGGTGAAGGATCAGGAAGAATGCTGCGGCTTCGGCGGGATGTTCTCGGTGAAGAACTCGGCCATCTCGGGCGCGATGCTGGAGAACAAGATGCGTAACCTGGAGGCCTCCGGGGCGGAGACGGTGATCAGCTGCGATATGGGATGCCTGCTCCACCTGGCGGGCGGACTGCACCGGAAAGGCTCTACTCTCAAGGTAAAGCACCTCGCGCAAGTACTGGACGAGGGGATGTCGGGACGATGA
- a CDS encoding rhamnulokinase — MEKHYLAIDLGAESGRVMLGSLAEGKLNVEEIHRFPNTPVFIRGTLRWDLLALFHGAKAGLKKAADRGIAISGISTDAWGVDYVLTSKNEPMVGQAFHYRDERLDGAPEKVFTQVSADRIFAETGIQFMQINTLYQLWTDARTRPEVLEWSERFLMIGDFFNYLCSDRLVGEATLASTSQLYNPVKHDWAWDLIAALKLPRKLFPELVRPGTRLGPLSREVALETNLKQVEVIAGCSHDTAAAVAAIPGQGEDWAFLSSGTWSLLGTELPAPIINADSRRYNFTNEAGYADTIMFRKNIVGLWIVQECKRAWEAMGNAYGYDDLTAMAEAAAPLRSLIRPEDARFGKPGRMPGKITDYCRETGQPIPDSPGAFIRCVLESLALLYGKTLAECAAVTGRSFRTLHVVGGGSRNRLLNQLTADAVGLPVLAGPVEATAIGNLLIQAKTLGHEAGDIRSVVRRSFPVETFVPGESGPWSGAAKRFEALPVDGTV; from the coding sequence ATGGAAAAGCATTACCTCGCCATCGATCTGGGGGCCGAAAGCGGCCGCGTCATGCTGGGTTCCCTCGCGGAGGGTAAGCTGAACGTGGAGGAAATCCACCGCTTCCCGAATACGCCCGTTTTCATCCGGGGGACCTTACGCTGGGATCTGCTCGCCTTGTTCCACGGGGCCAAGGCCGGCCTCAAGAAGGCCGCCGATCGGGGTATCGCCATCAGCGGGATCAGTACCGATGCCTGGGGGGTCGATTACGTCTTGACCTCCAAGAACGAGCCCATGGTGGGCCAAGCCTTCCATTACCGCGACGAACGCTTGGACGGGGCTCCCGAAAAGGTTTTCACGCAGGTATCCGCGGATCGCATTTTCGCCGAGACCGGCATCCAGTTCATGCAGATCAACACCCTGTACCAGCTCTGGACCGACGCGCGCACGCGCCCGGAAGTGCTGGAGTGGTCCGAACGTTTCCTCATGATCGGCGACTTCTTCAACTATCTCTGCTCGGACCGGTTGGTCGGGGAAGCCACGCTGGCCAGCACCTCTCAGCTTTATAATCCCGTGAAGCATGACTGGGCCTGGGATCTGATCGCCGCGCTCAAGCTGCCGCGGAAATTGTTCCCCGAGTTGGTGCGTCCGGGCACGCGCCTGGGCCCGCTCTCCCGCGAGGTCGCCCTGGAAACCAATCTCAAGCAGGTCGAGGTGATCGCCGGCTGCTCCCACGACACCGCCGCCGCCGTAGCCGCCATTCCCGGCCAAGGCGAGGATTGGGCCTTCCTGAGCTCGGGCACCTGGTCGCTCTTGGGCACCGAGCTTCCGGCCCCCATCATCAACGCCGACAGCCGGCGTTACAATTTCACCAACGAAGCCGGCTATGCCGATACCATCATGTTCCGCAAGAACATCGTGGGGCTATGGATCGTGCAAGAGTGCAAGCGCGCCTGGGAAGCGATGGGCAACGCATACGGCTACGACGACCTCACCGCCATGGCCGAGGCCGCCGCGCCTTTGCGCAGCCTGATCCGGCCGGAAGACGCGCGTTTCGGGAAACCGGGCCGCATGCCGGGGAAGATCACGGACTATTGCCGCGAAACCGGCCAGCCCATCCCCGATTCCCCCGGAGCCTTCATCCGTTGCGTGCTGGAAAGCCTGGCCCTGTTGTACGGGAAGACCCTGGCCGAGTGCGCCGCGGTCACCGGCCGTTCCTTCCGCACCCTGCACGTGGTAGGCGGAGGCAGCCGCAACCGGCTCCTCAATCAGCTCACCGCCGACGCGGTGGGACTGCCCGTGCTGGCCGGCCCGGTGGAAGCCACCGCCATCGGCAACCTGCTCATCCAAGCCAAGACCCTGGGGCATGAGGCGGGGGACATCCGCTCGGTGGTACGCCGATCCTTCCCCGTGGAGACCTTCGTCCCGGGCGAATCGGGGCCCTGGAGCGGTGCCGCCAAGCGCTTCGAAGCCTTGCCGGTGGACGGCACGGTTTAA
- a CDS encoding GntR family transcriptional regulator, with protein MQKSLAYVRGEIKGGAWSLGDRLPPIRMLARQAQVSAAAMCEALGMLKGENLVTIVKNRGAYLGHPPADGRNGFQAARPGESQRWQRLKIQIEKDIFNGQFAPGEAMPSLRDLQKAYAVSYKTLRKAMEAIAFEGVVVPHKKTYMVPHLRRAHGTLVFISAPEAATKIICGGYPVTEFLSTLRREGGKSMINVTVVPFDPERRRAVFGNQLALLREKHSVVGYILWASLLPERKLEQALQTLREAVRPEPLPVEGPHLRSGDGKAGMEKPVAVVDTTWDMAVTNTLHHQADLAGWAFRTFTVAGIAGGRQVGQYLLKLGHRKVAFLSYCHKELWSQYRYRGLFQSFQGAGFGDGVRKFVIEEVDDRFHALPGPDDLEEFRKQADGFMASALAAGTGYYAGYALEQMSGSIWNYIHQLKMAARVEPILAAALQEPGLTACVGANDRMALLARDHFSKRGLRIPRDMSLIGFDDSKAATDNDLSSYSFTFSEIARKILAYVLSPRQRVHQQEGNVVECDGLLIERGSSGPARG; from the coding sequence GTGCAAAAATCCCTGGCCTACGTCCGCGGAGAGATCAAAGGCGGAGCCTGGTCTTTAGGCGATCGCCTGCCTCCCATCCGCATGCTGGCCCGTCAGGCCCAGGTTTCGGCGGCGGCCATGTGCGAAGCGCTGGGGATGCTTAAGGGCGAGAACCTGGTGACCATCGTCAAGAACCGCGGCGCCTACCTGGGCCATCCCCCCGCGGACGGGCGCAACGGTTTCCAAGCCGCGCGCCCGGGGGAATCCCAGCGTTGGCAGCGGCTTAAGATCCAGATCGAAAAGGATATTTTCAACGGCCAGTTCGCCCCCGGCGAAGCCATGCCTTCCCTGCGCGATCTGCAAAAGGCGTACGCCGTATCCTACAAGACCTTGCGCAAAGCCATGGAGGCAATCGCCTTCGAAGGCGTGGTCGTGCCCCACAAGAAGACCTATATGGTACCGCACCTGCGCCGCGCGCACGGCACCCTGGTATTCATCAGCGCCCCCGAGGCCGCGACCAAGATCATCTGCGGCGGCTATCCCGTCACCGAATTCCTTTCCACCCTGCGCCGCGAAGGCGGCAAAAGCATGATCAACGTCACGGTGGTTCCTTTTGATCCCGAGCGCCGCCGTGCCGTGTTCGGCAACCAGTTGGCTTTGCTGAGGGAAAAGCATTCCGTGGTGGGATACATCCTGTGGGCGTCCCTGCTGCCGGAACGGAAGCTGGAGCAGGCCCTGCAGACCTTGCGCGAGGCGGTGCGTCCTGAGCCTTTGCCGGTGGAAGGCCCCCACTTGCGCAGCGGGGACGGCAAGGCCGGGATGGAAAAGCCCGTGGCCGTGGTGGACACCACTTGGGACATGGCGGTGACCAACACCCTCCATCATCAGGCCGATCTGGCGGGCTGGGCCTTCCGCACCTTCACGGTGGCGGGCATCGCGGGCGGGCGCCAGGTGGGGCAATACCTGCTTAAGCTCGGGCACCGCAAGGTGGCCTTCCTCTCTTACTGCCATAAGGAACTCTGGTCCCAATACCGGTACCGCGGCCTGTTCCAGAGCTTCCAAGGCGCCGGCTTCGGCGACGGGGTGCGCAAGTTCGTGATCGAAGAGGTGGACGATCGCTTCCACGCCTTGCCCGGCCCGGATGATTTGGAAGAGTTCCGCAAGCAGGCGGACGGCTTCATGGCCTCCGCCCTGGCCGCGGGGACGGGGTATTACGCCGGTTACGCCTTGGAGCAAATGTCCGGTTCCATCTGGAACTACATCCATCAGCTCAAGATGGCCGCCCGCGTGGAACCCATCCTGGCGGCCGCCCTGCAGGAACCGGGCCTCACCGCCTGCGTGGGGGCCAACGATCGCATGGCCTTGCTGGCCCGGGATCATTTTTCCAAGCGCGGCTTGCGCATCCCGCGGGACATGTCCTTGATCGGTTTCGATGACAGCAAGGCCGCCACCGACAACGATCTCAGCAGCTACAGCTTCACCTTCTCCGAAATCGCGCGCAAGATCCTGGCCTACGTGCTTAGCCCGCGCCAGCGGGTCCATCAGCAGGAGGGGAACGTGGTGGAGTGCGATGGGCTCCTGATCGAACGCGGCTCCAGCGGGCCGGCCCGGGGCTAA